Genomic window (Alnus glutinosa chromosome 9, dhAlnGlut1.1, whole genome shotgun sequence):
AgaagtccatatatatatatatatataaagttccTAAATCTGGTTGATCAGCCAATGCTAATGTTCTATGTAAGCTTTAATTACATAAATAAAGTTTGATGTTGTTGCAAAGGCATGTTCCTTATTTTCATCGGTCCTGGTCTCTAATTAGGTTTTTTACTACGTGATCCCACTATATCAGGGACAGAACTAGGGGGGCTGGCCCCCACAAGTCCCCACCGCTAAAACaagtattaaaaaattattttaatctttaaatttgttagaaaaaaattatttactttATACTTTTTCTTATTCTAGCCGTTTTTTTTATACAGGCCAACCctttaaaattgaatttttagttCGAtccttgcatatatatatatatatatatatatatatatatagtgataattatatatttgatcaattaattaatcaaatagACAGTGATAAATTGCTTTCCAGTGTCATCATCTCTTTCTTACATGCATGGGGAGCCACTCTCTTTTTGTAGCACTAAACCACAGTCACAGCATCAAAAGAAGCTTATTGGCGAAGAAACTTCGTCCActcaaaccctaaaaatataataaaacaaaaagagatgAGAATGAGAGAATAAGAGCAAAGTAAACAAAAGCCTCTCTTAGCTTTCCTCCTCCCCTCCTCTTTAAtctctttttgctttctttcttggcTCTGGTATTCCCTTGGTGCGATTCTCCACCATATTTCCAAAAGACCCATCAAactttataaaagaaaaaaaaaaatagatcaaaaACCATGGTTTTCTCATCTGTTCCAGTCTTTTTAGATGCTCACAATTGGCAGCAGGTAAGgttttcttcaaatttcatCCACATCTTTTGAACCCGAGAAAAGCaaattaaaaagataattatTCCTATTCTCTACTGATCTCTTCTTGAATATAccaaatatttgtttctttatggTTAACAATTACACgggtttattattttgcagcaaCCAAATCATCAACAAGGAAGTGATGACAATCAAAACCCACTGCTCCCACCACCCCATCATGCTGGCGGTGGTGCCGGCTCAATCCGGCCTGGTTCAATGGCTGATCGAGCCAGGTTAGCCAAAATACCCCAGCCAGAGACAGCTCTGAAGTGTCCCCGGTGTGATTCCACCAATACAAAGTTTTGCTACTTCAATAATTACAACCTTGGTCAGCCCCGTCACTTCTGCAAGACATGTCGGCGTTACTGGACTAGAGGGGGTGCCCTTAGGAATGTTCCGGTGGGAGGCGGTTGCCGTAAAAACAAGAAGAGCAAAAGCAGCAGGAATAAATCTCCGGCTGCGTCAACTGAGAGACAAATGGGTCCCAACTCTAGCAGTGCAATTCCCTCTGCCTGTACCTCAGAGATAAATATTGGTCTTTTGCCTCAGCAACCTCCTCAATTACCCTTCATAGCCTCTTTACAGAATTTTAGCAGGTATGGTGTTGGAAATATTGGCTTAAACTTCAGTGACATTGATGCCAGAAACTTGCCTACATCCGATGTTAGAAACTCAAGGTATGACCTTTTTATGAAGACTGGTCTGGTTGAAAACCACCCTGCATCGGACATCCCGGCACAGACTGATCTGGCCGGGTATCAGATTGGAAGTGGTTCAGGTGGAGGAGTGGATCCGTGGCGTTTTCAGCAATTCCCTTTCATGGGTGGATTTGACTCATCCCCAGCTTTATACTCAATTCAAAGTGAAGGAGTCGAAGTACCATCTCCTTTAGTTGGAGATACTCATGAGCTTAGGACTATGACTTCAAATTCTAGGGTTTCTCAGCTGCCTCCAGGGATGAAAATGGAAGATCAAAGACCAGGGCAAAATTTGTCAGGTCTCAACTGGGGAGGACATGCATGGACAGATTTATCAGGTCTCCACTCTTCTTCATCCACCCATCTGTTGTAATTCTGATATTTCTTGCATCGTCAGCTCACCATTAGCTAAAGTTTTTAATCCGGGATTTATGATGAAGAGGGTTGGATGTGATAATGAATAACTTTGAATAGCAAGCTCCACTGAAACTGCGAAAGCTGAATTGAGGAAACTCTCATGGGGAAGAACCAAAAAAATGGTAGAATTCGTATCCATGTACTGTTGTTAATTAtagttttatgtatttttatttttatattttatgttttctgtGCTGTATGGTCTTGTTTCTAGAagtattgtgtgtgtgtgaggtGATGGAGTTTGTTATATGTAAGACATGAACCTTATTTATGTAGAAAAACTTCATGGCAACTTATTTTCCAACTCTAGCTAGCTGCTTCTTTACAGTTGCACCAATTTCATGTGTCAGATCAGTGAGACAAATGCATATGAAATGCTAACTGGGAAAATGTAGATATAGCCAGCATTTTTCGCAAGAAATAACTTGAACTATTTACGACAGTCGATTGATCCAACTACATGAAGCTTGCTTGCTTGCTTAATATTGCCTACGTATGTAGTACACGCTTGAATTAGTACTGCTGAAATTGGGCAATATTTATTGTGTTTAGATATACACTTCCATATGAAATGCTAACTGGGAAAAGTCCACGTAGTTTTATCTGCATTATGCTAGCTAGATAGATCGATGTGATCTTATTGCGTCATCTTCTTCACTAGAGGATGGCGTTGAAGTTGTAGTAGAGCTTCTTCAACCTGcaggtctctctctcactctcttttctcttcacCTGGTCACagttaaaaacaataaaaaataaaaaataaaaaacaaataagagcaaaatgtagaCTTGATCCAGCTTTATCTCTCTCTGGTTTTGTCTGTGAACTTGATCCAGCTTCCGCCAAAAGGTGCACTCGATCCACCAAGTTCTTACCAGAAGTACGGGTGTCTCTCTAGGACTCTAGCGTATTTATGACTAAAAGGTGATGTTTCGGTTACGCTTCTGAAGGAGATTGTCATTTCCTCATCCCCTAGTTatggaaaaataatttttttttaagaaatcttCTTGTCTCAAGCTTTTACGAGGTTCATCTGAGAGGATGTTTCTTtcagtttttgtgttttttttttttttttttttttcttaaatatgaTTAGGTCGTACCCTTCTTCTCAGTTTTCATCTTTCCCAAGAAAACGGTTAATTTACTGAGACATTCAGGCACGTCCATGCCAGCAGAGAGAATAGAGAAGCACATCGATCGTCACACACACTACTATAACAGTCTTAATGATATTGTAATAATATCCgaacaaaaaagaagattttgcAATAATAAGATAAGAATCATAAGATGGGGACGTACTTATTTGTTGGGTGCGAAATGAATGATGATGAAGCGAAAGGCAACGGTCTTAAGAAAACGCCAAAAACGACCTCACTCAAAACCATGAACTTCCATTTTCAACTAAACCCGGCCAAGTGTTCTAGAATTTCTTTAGAAGACGAATAATGTTAGTTCGTAACTCCATGACAAAAGGCTTTGTGATAAGTAaagtgttctttttttaaagtgttgTTTAGTACTacattaattagtttaattagtTAGTTCATTCTTATTTGTTCGTTTAAACTATATTTTATTGCATGTAGATCATAAAATAGTTCCAAAGATATCTCATATCGCTGAATATTAGAGTTATTCAAAACTCTATTGTCAAAATAATTATGAGACGACGACTTTAGAAAGCTTCTTCCTTGTCTCCTTAATTACCTCCTATTCACTTCAAATTCGATGAAAAAATCAGAGCAATTTCTCCGCACTAATAATTGCAAGCATGAGTATTCAAATCCAACTGGGGTTGGGTACTTTTGCGcgtcttataaaaagaaaaagaatcaatGCATGGATTTGCTTTTGCAAGGACCAAAGCTGCCCGAGAAGAACGAATAAAGCAATCAAAACCACACAAGAAAAAGCACacgtactctctctctctctctctctctctcttcatcaTAGTCGTCGGTCATGGCTGTGAAAACAGTTGCTGCAGGTAATTCCGAAAAATGGAGATGTAAAGGGTAAACGggtaaagaaaaaggaaaggacaGAAATAAAGAGCAGTCGCTGCTGCTGTGGTACGAAGAAGAGCAATCAAAGGAGAGCTCGGAAATCCATGCTTCGAAGTTATATGTTCGGTGTCGACGACCACATGGATAGTCGCGAAATGTTCTCCATCTGTTGATGATCAGAAGTGGTTCTTTTTCCTATAATGAAACTGTTAAACGGTGCTTTTTAGGGTTGCTGTAATATTGGCCAAACCTGTGCCCTTGATTTCACGTAAAGAGGGCCCGAGTTtgtgtctttctttctttcttccaatCGTCATTGTCAtcatctttttctcctttttcttcttcatcttcttgcCCTTTCTTTCTATCACAATGCGGGGGACCTGATCTACAACGACTAATCAaattaaaacaacaaacacCACATCATCTTGTTCACCCACAAGTGCACAACCTTCATAGGGGGCTGATCAGTGTTGACCAGTCAACATCAGCttgattaagaaaagaaaataacatcaGCTTGACCAGTCAATTATTAAGTGTATTCTTATTGATGAAActgaaaaaatataacaattggTGTTCACCCACAAGTGCACAACCTTCATAGGGGGCTGATCAGTGTTGACCAGTTTAACATCAGCTcgattaagaaaagaaaataacatcaGCTTGACCAGTCAATTATTAAGTGTATTCTTATTGATGAAActgaaaaaatataacaattggtgggatatatatatatagagagagacaATTGATTCTTTactacctaaatatacaacttttcatcaccttgtctatgtggcaaggtggtcccccactttattttattttttaaaaataaaaaaactctaaagttagtaggggaccaccttgccacatagacaaggtggtgaaaagttgtatatttaggtggtagtgaatcattactcatatatatattacaagaaGTTTCAGTCTTTTGACTAATTGCAATTTTCGCTTAAGCGAATTCTCGGGTTTCTCACTCGTAGCATCTCGCTCAAGCGAAGAAGGTCGAGTGACATTTATTGAGCGAACTCTAGGGTAAAAATTTAGTGCATGTCCAAACTcagctcatttaaaatttttacaaGCTTGTGACAAATACTAAAATTTGAGCTCGGCTCAACTTGCCAAGGAGAACTACTTGTGCAAGCTCGAGCTCAAGTTCGCCTGCTAGGCAAGCCAAATACCCGAAACTTGGTTCGCTCCACTCGGGTTGGCTAATGAAGAAAAATAGACGAATGTCTTAGATTTAAAGTATTCATATATAAACTCAGatttttaatttacaaattgaaaaCATGAGGTCTTAATATCAAAATTACGCAAAGCACAAGTGGCCGGTTTTAGGTATACGAATTGCATTTATAAAATGAATAAGTAGTATAATTCcatcaataaaatgaataaaatttaaCTATAATTGTGAAATATCATATACAATTGCTTGTTAATATTTTCATTAACGGACTAAAGAAGCTGATTCACGAGCCCATAGAAATAAACTAATCAATATCCAAATTGCCAATTAAGGATAAGGATATAAGGTCCTTTTCATTCATATCTATTCCGCAATCCTTTGTTTGATGTAAAAAGCCCAGGATGAATTTTCTCTCCTCACATCACCCCTTCGCCATAGTTATAATTAAATCTTTGAAGAAGTTGTATGGACAATTACgttaatttttaagaaatttgtcgtaaaagttataatattccGAACAATGATTATAAATCTTTAAGAAGTCGTGCGGACTATTacgtcaatttataagaaatttgtcGTAAAAATTATACTATCCCATTATTCCCATATAATGATCAAGGCATATACCGACATGGTGTTAGCACGTCTAAGGATGCGTTTAGGATTatgatttcgtaaacaaaaagtattgttttaaatcaaattacaaaaaataaattatttagagattacgtttttaaaaattacgatttaaaaatacagaaaactactttttttaaatcgcaggcaatgatatgattttttaaaaacgcagaattttaaaaaacaacctgtaattttaaaggtcaaactgcgattttccAAACGCTTAacagcatttttaaaaattatattttcaaatcgtacattttaaaattgcaaattcaaACAAACCCTAACGATCTAATCATTCGAAGTTAAAGCGTGGTGGCGTGGTCCAATGTACAGTATACTGAGAAATATAGCAGGTGACAAAAGGCCCACAAGATGGGGTCGTATGTGAGAAAGAAAGCCCTGGAAGCAGAAGTGGCAGAGACTGGCACAGGTCCCTTCCCTTTCTTCCAGAAAGCAAACCCCATGCATGTTTAGATCATGTGTGTGAGCTGGCAACAAACTTTCACAGGCGATGAATATTTCTAATTTTTGGATTGATGGGATTAAGAGGAGAAAGGAATCATCACAGTTGCCGTTGTAATTCAAACCCCACCTAGTAAATCATCTCTGTTTCCATAAATATTTACCCTTTTTTCCTagcataaaataaaaagcaatctgctctttctcttctctttctttctttttctttgtttttttgaaaaagtgggCACTCAAAGGCTCACTCGGTTTCCTGGATTGCGACCAAGCATATTGTATTGCTACAAGCAGAACTCTCAATCAAATTTCAAAAGCCAATAAAGGTAGGGTTGTGAATTTGTATTACTTCTCTTGTTCTCCTTGTACGTATCCACCTGGTTTGAATACAGGAAACATCTCTTCATTAAAAACCGAGGATGATCACAGTTTTACGTGTTACAATGGTGTAcatttcccatatatatatatatatatatcagataCATCTCAGCCCATTTCATCTTCCTACCCTATTGAAGGCTCTTTGAATATTCTCTTCAAAATAAGGTCCTCATTCCACACAAACGAATAACTTACAGATAGGGTAGGTGATCTTCCACCTTTCCCTCCGCCTCTTTCAATACCTtaaaagaaccaaaagaaaaacaagtcaACAAGCGAAAATGAAAACCTCAGCCATCATCGGCATTCGTCGTGGAGGGTGGCTGCGACTGCTCGGTCTGAGCTAGTGCCTCAGCTTGTGCCTGAGCCTGCTGCTTCTGTTGCTCAAGAAACCTATGCATACGCTCTAGCAACTGTACAGCCTTTCGCTTGCCCCTATCTGTGCCATTTTGTGCCAAATCCACCAACAGACCCATCACTCCAAGCTCGTTGGCCTCTGCAAGATGTTGCTGGTCTCCAGCACAAAGGTGTACCAAAACAGCAGCTGCATTCTCTCTATTCCTCGGGGATCCATTCCCAATAACCTCTACCAATACTGGCACTGCCTCTGCAGCTCCAATGGAAGCTTTACCTTCAGGATGGCTAGCCAGTATCGCTAAAATGGCAAGTGCCTCATCCACCATTCCACCTCCTGGTTCTGTTAGCAGCAGCATGAGTGTGGGAACAACACCAGCCCTTATAGCCTTTCCCTTGTTCCCTTGGTAAATGCACAAGTTGAACAGTGCTGTTGCAGCATCCTTCTTACCCCTTTGGGTTCCTTCACTCAGTAGTGTTACAAGGGGTGGGATGGCTCCAGAAGCACCAATTGTGATCTTATT
Coding sequences:
- the LOC133877708 gene encoding dof zinc finger protein DOF3.6-like, which codes for MVFSSVPVFLDAHNWQQQPNHQQGSDDNQNPLLPPPHHAGGGAGSIRPGSMADRARLAKIPQPETALKCPRCDSTNTKFCYFNNYNLGQPRHFCKTCRRYWTRGGALRNVPVGGGCRKNKKSKSSRNKSPAASTERQMGPNSSSAIPSACTSEINIGLLPQQPPQLPFIASLQNFSRYGVGNIGLNFSDIDARNLPTSDVRNSRYDLFMKTGLVENHPASDIPAQTDLAGYQIGSGSGGGVDPWRFQQFPFMGGFDSSPALYSIQSEGVEVPSPLVGDTHELRTMTSNSRVSQLPPGMKMEDQRPGQNLSGLNWGGHAWTDLSGLHSSSSTHLL